A single genomic interval of Zingiber officinale cultivar Zhangliang chromosome 4A, Zo_v1.1, whole genome shotgun sequence harbors:
- the LOC121972610 gene encoding protein FAR1-RELATED SEQUENCE 5-like yields the protein MRADYANFGDVVYFDTTYRKNNEGRPIALFVGVNHHKQSILFGVALLYDETSLTFEWLFNTLTKTMDEKKPTTILTDQDATMVKTLASRWPETHHRLCIWHIYQNTAIHLSGVFSQFRDFAKDFVSCVYDFDEEEDFISAWNMMSAKYALEDNNWLRRMYNIKEKWALVYGRQMFCADMTTTQRSESMNSIVKKYVTYKHKFLDFFNHFQRLLDDHRYEELKVDFRSSTIVPYLMFPIEILKHASEIYTPEDADTFTKYKVTPHKKRHHHIVTLDKKSEKIECSCKKYEFVGILCSHILKIFTWNNIMKIPSQYVLKGGQEKQKLDFFGVNDSMTNNASLDPKVLQNMRYKDLCGLNVQLVTKAAERNDTYKVVKDVMLSLCKMVDDKLQVNESNIQQSKVSQESWEFDYGEGNSTGVKGIKTKKKTVSSKRLKGGLERTSRKKKASSKTNQASTIGVDQIISSMTIVQCDRNNQQSINFSSIDSSVDNVSMTETQFPPLLASQLSQLVAFAIAALIASCKLQVLDLDHVHLFLSVSSV from the exons ATGAGAGCTGATTATGCTAATTTTGGAGATGTTGTTTACTTTGATACAACCTACAGAAAAAACAATGAAGGTCGACCAATTGCGTTGTTTGTGGGTGTTAATCATCATAAACAATCGATACTTTTTGGTGTtgctttattatatgatgaaactAGTTTGACTTTTGAGTGGTTGTTTAATACATTAACTAAAACTATGGATGAGAAAAAACCAACTACTATTCTTACAGATCAAGATGCAACAATGGTAAAGACATTAGCTTCTAGATGGCCTGAAACACATCATCGTTTGTGCATTTGGCACATTTATCAAAATACCGCCATACATTTGAGTGGAGTTTTTTCTCAGTTTAGAGACTTTGCTAAAGATTTTGTCTCATGTgtatatgattttgatgaagaggaagattttatttcagcATGGAACATGATGTCGGCCAAGTATGCACTTGAAGACAATAATTGGTTGAGGCGCATGTACAACATAAAAGAAAAGTGGGCTTTAGTATATGGACGACAAATGTTTTGTGCAGATATGACTACAACTcaaagaagtgagagcatgaatagTATTGTGAAAAAATATGTCACTTATAAACACAAGTTTTTAGACTTCTTCAATCACTTCCAAAGACTCCTTGATGATCATCGATATGAGGAATTAAAAGTTGATTTCAGATCAAGTACAATTGTTCCATATTTAATGTTTCCAATTGAGATTTTAAAGCATGCTAGTGAAATTTATACTCCTGAG GATGCTGATACATTTACAAAATATAAAGTTACTCCTCACAAAAAGAGACACCATCATATAGTTACACTTGATAAGAAGTCTGAAAAAATTGAGTGTAGTTGCAAAAAATATGAATTTGTTGGAATTTTATGTTCTCATATTCTGAAAATATTTACGTGGAATAATATCATGAAGATCCCAAGTCAGTATGTACTGAAAGGTGGACAAGAAAAGCAAAAATTGGATTTTTTTGGAGTTAATGATTCAATGACCAACAAtgctagtttggatccaaaagTACTTCAAAACATGCGATACAAAGATTTGTGTGGGTTGAATGTTCAGTTGGTTACCAAGGCAGCAGAAAGAAATGACACTTACAAGGTTGTTAAAGATGTTATGTTGAGCTTGTGTAAGATGGTGGATGATAAGTTACAAGTTAATGAATCTAATATCCAACAATCAAAAGTGAGCCAAGAATCTTGGGAATTTGATTATGGTGAAGGAAACTCTACTGGAGTGAAAGGAATTAAAACCAAGAAGAAAACAGTCTCAAGTAAAAGGTTGAAAGGTGGGTTAGAGAGGACTTCAAGGAAAAAAAAAGCATCGAGCAAAACAAATCAAGCTTCAACGATT GGTGTAGATCAAATTATTTCCAGCATGACCATCGTACAATGTGACCGGAACAATCAACAA tCTATTAATTTCTCATCAATTGATAGCTCCGTTGATAATGTTAGTATGACCGAGACTCAATTCCCACCATTATTAGCATCACAACTTTCTCAG TTAGTAGCATTTGCCATTGCTGCACTGATTGCAAGTTGTAAGCTTCAAGTGCTTGATCTTGATCATGTGCATCTTTTCCTGTCAGTCAGCTCTGTTTAA